From Enhydrobacter sp., the proteins below share one genomic window:
- a CDS encoding SDR family NAD(P)-dependent oxidoreductase, producing MEKPAYRSALIVGTGPGLSASLARLFARNGLAVAVAARQTDKLAALAKETGASVHACNAADPKEVAALFKAVEAKGRAPDVVVYNASSRVRAPLIDVAPEDARRALEISAFGAFLVSQEAARRMLPNKHGAIFLTGATAGVKGFAQSATFAMGKFALRGLAQSMAREFAPQGIHVAHFVIDGGIRSAARPDSSDTLLDPDAIAETYWATLMQHRSAWSWEIEVRPWVEKF from the coding sequence ATGGAAAAGCCCGCCTACCGCTCCGCCCTGATCGTCGGCACCGGCCCCGGCCTCAGCGCCTCGCTCGCCCGGCTGTTCGCCCGCAACGGACTCGCCGTCGCCGTGGCCGCGCGCCAGACCGACAAGCTCGCCGCGCTGGCGAAGGAGACGGGCGCGTCGGTTCACGCCTGCAACGCCGCCGATCCGAAGGAAGTTGCCGCGCTGTTCAAGGCCGTCGAGGCGAAAGGCCGGGCGCCCGACGTGGTGGTCTACAACGCAAGCTCGCGCGTGCGCGCGCCGCTGATCGATGTCGCGCCCGAGGACGCGCGCCGGGCGCTGGAAATCTCCGCCTTCGGCGCCTTCCTGGTGTCGCAGGAGGCGGCGCGCCGCATGCTGCCCAACAAGCACGGCGCGATCTTCCTGACCGGCGCGACGGCGGGCGTGAAGGGCTTCGCGCAGTCGGCCACCTTCGCCATGGGCAAGTTCGCGCTGCGCGGCCTCGCGCAATCGATGGCGCGCGAGTTCGCGCCGCAGGGCATCCATGTCGCGCATTTCGTCATCGACGGCGGCATCCGGAGCGCTGCGCGCCCCGACTCGTCCGACACCCTGCTCGACCCCGACGCCATCGCCGAAACCTATTGGGCGACCTTGATGCAGCACCGCAGCGCCTGGAGCTGGGAGATCGAGGTCCGCCCCTGGGTGGAGAAGTTTTAG
- a CDS encoding mandelate racemase — translation MKIVDVTLTLFAWDDIPPTQYGSHSKFAGSSALGLLTLRTDDGVEGHAFLGSASNAATTDGQGLITHLKPMVMGRDPLQREAVVADLWRRQRNAGVRAIGAVDVALWDLVGKAMGQPIHRLLGTYRESVPAYASSAVLSSAEAYAEQAVEFKEYGWAAYKIHPPTRWRDDIKVCEAVRKAVGDYTIMLDSTWAYDFPAALRVGRAVEEMGFYWYEDPLHDQDIYNYVKLKQALSIPILATEYPITGLESYQPWLMLQATDYLRGDVAVKGGITTLVKTAHLAEAFRMNYEVHHGGNSLNNVANLHVIASIRNTEFFEVLLPDGAQKYGLEQDIVVGRDGMVHVPNGPGLGAAIDFKLIERKRMAILT, via the coding sequence ATGAAGATCGTCGACGTCACGCTCACCCTGTTCGCCTGGGACGACATCCCGCCGACGCAGTACGGCAGCCACAGCAAGTTCGCCGGCTCGAGCGCGCTCGGCCTGCTCACCCTGCGCACCGACGACGGCGTCGAGGGCCACGCCTTCCTCGGCTCGGCGTCCAACGCCGCGACGACCGACGGGCAGGGGCTGATCACGCACCTGAAGCCGATGGTGATGGGCCGCGATCCGCTGCAGCGCGAGGCGGTCGTGGCCGACCTGTGGCGCCGCCAGCGCAATGCGGGCGTGCGCGCCATCGGCGCGGTCGACGTCGCGCTGTGGGACCTCGTCGGCAAGGCGATGGGCCAGCCGATCCATCGTCTGCTCGGCACCTATCGCGAATCGGTGCCGGCCTATGCCAGCTCCGCCGTGCTCTCCTCGGCGGAGGCCTATGCCGAGCAGGCGGTCGAGTTCAAGGAGTACGGCTGGGCGGCCTACAAGATTCATCCGCCGACGCGCTGGCGCGACGACATCAAGGTCTGCGAGGCGGTGCGCAAGGCGGTCGGCGACTACACCATCATGCTCGACTCGACCTGGGCCTACGATTTCCCCGCCGCGCTCCGGGTCGGCCGCGCCGTCGAGGAGATGGGCTTCTACTGGTACGAGGATCCGCTGCACGACCAGGACATCTACAACTACGTCAAGCTCAAGCAGGCGCTCTCGATCCCGATCCTCGCCACCGAGTATCCCATCACCGGCCTGGAGAGCTACCAGCCCTGGCTCATGCTGCAGGCCACCGACTACCTGCGCGGCGACGTCGCGGTGAAGGGCGGCATCACCACCCTGGTCAAGACCGCGCACCTCGCCGAGGCCTTCCGCATGAACTACGAGGTCCATCATGGCGGCAACTCGCTGAACAACGTCGCCAACCTGCACGTCATCGCCTCGATCCGGAACACCGAGTTCTTCGAGGTCCTGCTGCCCGACGGCGCGCAGAAATACGGCCTCGAGCAGGACATCGTCGTCGGCCGCGACGGCATGGTGCACGTGCCCAACGGTCCGGGCCTCGGCGCGGCGATCGACTTCAAGCTGATCGAGCGGAAGAGGATGGCGATCCTGACGTGA
- a CDS encoding transporter substrate-binding domain-containing protein: MNDKVKAELAPTGVLRAGINLSNFLLVTGRSASGDPEGVAPDMARAIADALGVPVKYVTFKTPGELADQSGKNVWDIGLIGAEPQRAATIAFTAAYVEIEATYMVPPGSPIKAIADVDRKGVRIAVSARSAYGLWLENNIRHAELIQVAGLEGAFRRFYDDKLDVLAGLRPGLLKDVEKHPELRILDGKFTAVQQAVGTARANAEGAKFLAGFVEQAKKSGLVSGFIERHKVKGLSVAPPA, encoded by the coding sequence ATGAACGACAAAGTGAAAGCCGAGCTGGCGCCGACCGGCGTTCTGCGTGCCGGCATCAACCTCTCCAACTTCCTGCTGGTGACCGGACGCAGCGCCTCGGGCGATCCCGAGGGCGTGGCGCCCGACATGGCGCGCGCCATCGCCGACGCGCTCGGCGTGCCGGTGAAGTACGTCACCTTCAAGACGCCGGGCGAGCTCGCCGACCAGTCGGGCAAGAACGTGTGGGACATCGGCCTGATCGGCGCCGAGCCGCAGCGCGCGGCGACCATCGCCTTCACGGCGGCCTATGTCGAGATCGAGGCGACCTACATGGTGCCGCCGGGCTCGCCGATCAAAGCGATCGCCGACGTCGACAGGAAAGGCGTGCGCATCGCGGTGTCGGCGCGCTCGGCCTACGGGCTGTGGCTGGAGAACAACATCCGCCATGCAGAGCTGATCCAGGTAGCCGGCCTCGAGGGCGCGTTCCGCAGGTTCTACGACGACAAGCTCGACGTGCTGGCCGGCTTGCGGCCGGGTCTCCTCAAGGACGTCGAGAAGCATCCCGAGCTCAGGATCCTCGACGGCAAGTTCACCGCCGTGCAGCAGGCGGTCGGCACGGCCAGGGCCAATGCGGAGGGCGCCAAGTTCCTCGCGGGCTTCGTCGAGCAGGCCAAGAAATCCGGCCTGGTGAGCGGCTTCATCGAGCGCCACAAGGTGAAGGGCCTGTCGGTCGCACCCCCGGCCTGA
- a CDS encoding carboxylesterase/lipase family protein, with translation MTDEVIVDTTHGRVRGRRERGVGVFKGIPYAAPPVGPRRFRPPHAVEPWSGVRDALAYGARSIQADNVFGLPDDLLRLFTLGGREKTDEDCLYLNVWTSGPGGAKRPVLFWCHGGAFITGSGSSPWSDGANLCRLDDVVVVSFNHRLGALGYLHLEDIADGGFAGAGTAGVRDIVAALGWVRDNIAAFGGDPGNVTIFGESGGGAKVSVLMALPSARGLFHKAVIQSGPAVQMADRDDGTKTARQVLDRLGLAPADAARLREVPAAKLLEAQNAVQADVGRASFAERRRLGFNPVIDGDFFPGGPFAPAAPDVSAHVPLMIGSNKDEMTLFLGHLPWIAGASFDNLPEGLAPYLGERTARVIAAYRAAQPAMRADEIAIAVVGDLGIRLPSLQIAERKLAQRAADVFVYLFAWQTPVLGGRLRSCHTLEIPFVFANLDTAALTGDDPARLALGERMPRAWIAFARTGDPGWPRYSTAERPTMIFDTASRVEADPFGAERRVWEDKP, from the coding sequence ATGACGGACGAGGTGATCGTCGACACGACGCACGGCCGCGTGCGCGGGCGGCGCGAGCGCGGCGTCGGCGTCTTCAAGGGCATCCCCTATGCCGCGCCGCCGGTCGGACCGCGTCGCTTCCGGCCGCCGCACGCGGTCGAGCCGTGGAGCGGCGTGCGCGACGCGCTCGCCTACGGCGCGAGGTCGATCCAGGCCGACAACGTGTTCGGCCTGCCCGACGACCTCTTGAGGCTCTTCACCCTGGGCGGCCGCGAGAAGACCGACGAGGATTGCCTCTATCTCAACGTCTGGACCTCGGGCCCCGGCGGCGCGAAGCGGCCGGTGCTGTTCTGGTGCCACGGTGGCGCCTTCATCACCGGCTCGGGCTCCTCGCCGTGGAGCGACGGCGCCAATCTCTGCCGCCTCGACGACGTGGTCGTGGTTTCCTTCAACCATCGCCTGGGCGCGCTCGGCTATCTGCATCTCGAGGACATCGCGGACGGAGGCTTCGCCGGCGCCGGCACGGCGGGCGTGCGCGACATCGTGGCGGCGCTCGGATGGGTGCGCGACAACATCGCGGCCTTCGGCGGCGATCCCGGCAACGTCACGATCTTCGGCGAATCGGGCGGCGGCGCGAAGGTGAGCGTGCTGATGGCGCTGCCCTCGGCCCGCGGGCTCTTCCACAAGGCCGTCATCCAGAGCGGCCCGGCGGTGCAGATGGCCGATCGCGACGACGGCACGAAGACGGCGCGCCAGGTGCTCGACCGGCTCGGCCTTGCGCCGGCCGACGCCGCGCGGCTGCGCGAGGTGCCGGCGGCGAAGCTGCTGGAGGCGCAGAATGCGGTGCAGGCCGATGTCGGCCGCGCCTCCTTCGCCGAGCGGCGGCGGCTCGGCTTCAACCCGGTGATCGACGGCGACTTCTTCCCCGGCGGGCCGTTCGCGCCCGCCGCTCCCGACGTCTCGGCGCACGTGCCGCTGATGATCGGCTCCAACAAGGACGAGATGACCCTGTTCCTCGGCCACCTGCCGTGGATCGCCGGCGCCTCGTTCGACAACCTTCCCGAAGGCCTCGCGCCCTATCTCGGCGAGCGCACGGCGCGGGTGATCGCCGCCTATCGCGCCGCGCAGCCGGCGATGCGCGCCGACGAGATCGCCATCGCCGTGGTCGGCGACCTCGGCATCCGCCTGCCGTCGCTGCAGATCGCCGAGCGCAAGCTGGCGCAGAGGGCGGCGGACGTGTTCGTCTATCTCTTCGCCTGGCAGACGCCGGTGCTGGGTGGACGGCTGCGCTCCTGCCACACGCTCGAGATCCCGTTCGTCTTCGCCAACCTCGATACGGCGGCGCTGACCGGCGACGATCCGGCGCGGCTGGCGCTCGGCGAGCGCATGCCGCGCGCCTGGATCGCCTTCGCGCGGACCGGCGATCCCGGCTGGCCGCGCTATTCGACGGCCGAACGGCCGACCATGATTTTTGACACCGCGAGCCGCGTCGAGGCCGATCCGTTCGGCGCCGAGCGGCGGGTCTGGGAGGACAAGCCATGA
- a CDS encoding HAD family phosphatase yields MFEKPVEAVLFDMDGLLLDTEALYARSMQAAAGALGRDMPLAFCHSMIGVPAQECYAMIREFYGPELDLDAFRAQFSVHFRRLREDRIPVKPGAVELLDYLRERGVPTAVATSARRQPAEHHLAHAGLLGRFTAIATVDDVERAKPHPDVYLEAARRVGVAPAHCVALEDSNIGLTAAHAAGTMAIMVPDMVPPTPEVRAKCLHVADDLHAVLKLLRGVLAEPLSS; encoded by the coding sequence ATGTTCGAGAAACCCGTCGAGGCCGTCCTTTTCGACATGGACGGGCTGCTGCTCGACACCGAGGCGCTCTACGCCCGCTCCATGCAGGCGGCGGCCGGGGCGCTGGGCCGCGACATGCCGCTCGCCTTCTGCCATTCCATGATCGGCGTGCCGGCGCAGGAATGCTACGCCATGATCCGGGAGTTCTACGGTCCGGAGCTCGATCTCGACGCCTTCCGGGCACAGTTCTCGGTGCATTTCCGCCGGCTGCGCGAGGATCGCATCCCGGTCAAGCCGGGCGCGGTCGAGCTGCTCGACTACCTGCGGGAGCGCGGCGTGCCGACGGCGGTGGCGACCTCGGCCCGGCGGCAACCGGCGGAACACCACCTCGCCCATGCCGGCCTGCTCGGGCGCTTCACCGCGATCGCCACGGTCGACGACGTCGAACGCGCCAAGCCCCATCCCGACGTCTACCTGGAGGCGGCGCGGCGGGTCGGCGTGGCGCCGGCGCATTGCGTGGCCCTGGAGGATTCCAACATCGGCCTCACCGCCGCCCACGCCGCCGGCACGATGGCGATCATGGTGCCCGACATGGTGCCGCCGACGCCCGAGGTGCGCGCCAAGTGCCTGCACGTCGCCGACGACCTGCATGCGGTGCTGAAGCTGCTGCGAGGAGTCCTGGCAGAACCTCTGTCATCCTGA
- a CDS encoding DsbA family oxidoreductase: MDATQTIGRPPTGRIDVISDAICPWCYIGKRQLERALDILARDKLHFIVAWHPFQLNPEMPAEGVEREKYRIAKFGSLERSRQLDQRVSEAAAAVGLEFHLERLTRTPNTVNAHRVIRLAGQKGVQDGVVESLFQGYFCEGADIGDDTVLAELGQRGGLEREAVAALLASEDAKREVLAGDQMARNAGIQGVPSFALQGHVLFSGAVPAEEMAQAFHRAWDVLKTKAA, translated from the coding sequence ATGGACGCAACCCAAACCATCGGCCGCCCACCCACCGGCCGCATCGACGTCATCTCCGATGCGATCTGTCCCTGGTGCTACATCGGCAAGCGCCAGCTCGAGCGCGCGCTCGACATCCTCGCCAGGGACAAGCTGCACTTCATCGTCGCCTGGCACCCCTTCCAGCTCAATCCCGAGATGCCGGCCGAGGGCGTCGAGCGCGAGAAGTACCGCATCGCCAAGTTCGGCAGCCTCGAGCGCTCGCGCCAGCTCGACCAGCGTGTCAGCGAGGCCGCCGCCGCGGTCGGGCTGGAGTTCCATCTCGAGCGCCTGACCCGCACGCCCAACACCGTGAACGCGCATCGCGTCATCCGGCTGGCCGGCCAGAAGGGCGTGCAGGACGGCGTCGTCGAGTCCCTCTTCCAGGGCTATTTCTGCGAGGGCGCCGACATCGGCGACGACACGGTGCTGGCCGAGCTCGGCCAGCGCGGCGGGCTGGAGCGCGAGGCGGTCGCGGCGCTGCTCGCCTCGGAGGACGCAAAGCGCGAGGTGCTGGCGGGCGACCAGATGGCGCGCAACGCCGGCATCCAGGGCGTGCCGAGCTTCGCCCTGCAGGGCCACGTGCTGTTCTCCGGCGCGGTGCCCGCCGAGGAGATGGCCCAGGCCTTCCATCGCGCCTGGGACGTGCTCAAGACCAAAGCGGCGTAG
- a CDS encoding GIY-YIG nuclease family protein, whose product MNNRQFWVYILTSSSGNAMYIGVTNNLENRIWEHRSGTGSEFAKKYRVTRLVYAEEYDNPTDAIAREKQLKGWRRERKNGLVRTINPMFRDLMPDTRVVLSGAKDLVERAAILLPARDPSLRSG is encoded by the coding sequence ATGAACAACCGACAGTTTTGGGTCTACATCCTCACGAGCAGCTCCGGGAACGCCATGTATATCGGCGTCACGAACAACCTTGAAAACCGAATCTGGGAACATCGCTCTGGAACCGGAAGCGAGTTCGCGAAGAAGTACCGTGTTACGCGCCTGGTCTATGCAGAGGAGTACGACAATCCGACCGACGCAATCGCCCGTGAGAAACAGCTGAAGGGCTGGCGACGGGAACGCAAGAACGGGTTGGTTCGGACCATTAACCCGATGTTCCGCGACTTGATGCCCGACACGCGTGTCGTCCTGAGCGGAGCGAAGGACCTGGTGGAACGAGCAGCGATTTTGCTGCCGGCGAGAGATCCTTCGCTGCGCTCAGGATGA
- a CDS encoding YaiI/YqxD family protein has translation MNIYVDADACPVKNEIYRVAERYRVKVYVVSNSYLGVPQDLRIELVVVSDSFDAADNWIADRVGSGDIVITADIPLADRSLKAGATVIGNTGLPFTTSSIGMAMANRELLSNLRAMGEVTGGPKPMTQRDRSRFLSTLDETIQRLRR, from the coding sequence GTGAACATCTATGTCGACGCCGACGCCTGCCCGGTGAAGAACGAGATCTATCGCGTTGCCGAACGTTACCGGGTCAAGGTCTACGTCGTCAGCAACTCCTATCTCGGCGTGCCGCAGGATCTGCGCATCGAACTGGTGGTCGTGAGCGACAGCTTCGACGCGGCCGACAACTGGATCGCCGACCGCGTCGGGTCGGGCGACATCGTCATTACCGCCGATATTCCGCTCGCCGACCGCAGCCTGAAAGCGGGAGCCACCGTCATCGGCAACACCGGCCTGCCTTTCACGACTTCCTCGATCGGCATGGCGATGGCCAACCGCGAGCTGCTGTCGAACCTGCGCGCCATGGGGGAAGTGACGGGTGGACCCAAGCCCATGACGCAGCGCGATCGTTCGCGGTTCCTGTCGACGCTCGACGAGACGATTCAGCGGCTGCGGCGGTAG